The proteins below are encoded in one region of Triticum aestivum cultivar Chinese Spring chromosome 1B, IWGSC CS RefSeq v2.1, whole genome shotgun sequence:
- the LOC123080188 gene encoding putative leucine-rich repeat receptor-like protein kinase At2g19210, which translates to MAATPWLLLVCIAAGAASSGVLQARAQPDSKGFISIDCGFPGTTSYVDSTTELSYAPDAAFTDTGSNHNISVEYMKPQSLLSKAYHNLRSFPDGTRNCYTLRSLVPGLKYLLRASFFYGNYDGLDRIPIFDLHIGVNFWRVVNITNMGYALQVEVLVVVPDDFVQVCLINTGVGTPFISGLSLRPLKKTMYPQVTAAQGLVLMTRLNLGPTDDSTFVRYPDDPYDRIWTPWVNMKIWTVISTKKRVQSIDNDVFEAPTAVMQTAIRPRDVTKNIEFSWSPEPQPNDPSPGYIAILHFSELQILPINAVRQFYVNLNGELWYPSGFTPTYLYIGATYNNLPSRHNSYNISINATGNSTLPPIINGVEIFSVISTTNLSTYSQDVFAIMAIKVKYQVQKNWMGDPCVPKTMAWERLACNYEITTPHRIKAVDLSFNGLSGDISSSFINLKALQYLNLSSNKLTGSIPDALSQIPSLTVIDLSSNLLSGSIPSGLLKRVQDGSLNLRYDNNPNICTSDNSCQLAAKRNNKLAIYIVVPIVVVVVMASLAILLFYLIRRSQQGEASTYASLQLENRRFTYKQLDTITRGFKQILGRGGFGIVYHGFLEDNTQVAVKLRSRTSKQGVNVFLAEAQILTQIHHKNLVSMIGYCKDGKDMALVYEYMSEGTLQEHIKGLLDWRKRLQIALQSAKGLEYLHTGCSPSLIHMDVKPTNILLNVSLEAKIADFGMSKAFKRDKDTHVSTNTLVGTYGYVDPEYLATMQPTTKSDVYSFGVVLLELVTGRPAILPESPMPISIIQWVRSQLAEGNIESVVDARMHGCYDVNSVWKVANIALECTTQVSVERPTISDVVVQLQECLNLED; encoded by the exons ATGGCGGCAACGCCATGGCTGCTGCTTGTCTGCATCGCCGCTGGCGCCGCCTCCAGCGGGGTGCTTCAAGCTCGTGCCCAGCCTGACAGCAAAG GTTTCATAAGCATAGACTGCGGATTTCCAGGGACAACGAGCTACGTAGACAGCACAACCGAGCTCTCCTACGCCCCGGATGCCGCCTTCACCGACACCGGCTCGAATCACAACATCTCAGTGGAGTACATGAAGCCGCAGTCGCTGCTCTCGAAGGCCTACCACAACTTGCGCAGCTTCCCCGACGGCACGCGCAACTGCTACACGCTCCGGTCCCTGGTGCCCGGGCTCAAGTATCTCCTCCGCGCCTCGTTTTTCTACGGCAACTACGACGGGCTCGACAGGATTCCTATATTTGACCTTCACATAGGGGTCAACTTCTGGAGGGTGGTGAACATCACAAATATGGGCTACGCGCTGCAAGTGGAGGTCCTCGTGGTTGTGCCGGATGACTTCGTACAGGTTTGCCTGATCAACACCGGCGTCGGGACACCATTCATCTCTGGGCTGAGCCTGAGGCCGCTCAAGAAGACGATGTACCCGCAGGTAACCGCGGCGCAGGGCCTGGTGCTGATGACTAGGCTCAACCTCGGCCCGACTGACGATTCTACCTTTGTCAG GTACCCTGATGATCCATACGATCGAATCTGGACCCCGTGGGTCAACATGAAAATCTGGACCGTGATATCGACAAAGAAGAGGGTGCAGAGCATAGACAATGACGTCTTCGAGGCGCCAACGGCAGTCATGCAGACGGCGATCAGGCCGCGGGACGTCACCAAGAACATAGAGTTTTCTTGGAGCCCGGAGCCCCAGCCGAACGACCCGTCACCAGGGTACATCGCCATCTTGCACTTCTCTGAGCTGCAGATTCTCCCCATTAACGCCGTGCGGCAGTTCTACGTCAACCTTAACGGCGAGTTGTGGTATCCGAGCGGCTTCACGCCTACCTACCTCTACATCGGTGCCACCTACAACAACCTCCCCTCTAGGCATAACAGCTATAACATCTCCATCAACGCCACTGGCAACTCGACGCTGCCGCCGATCATCAACGGTGTGGAGATTTTCTCCGTCATCTCCACCACCAACCTTAGCACGTACTCACAGGATG TATTCGCTATCATGGCGATAAAGGTGAAGTATCAGGTGCAAAAGAACTGGATGGGTGACCCGTGCGTTCCAAAGACTATGGCTTGGGAAAGGTTGGCATGCAATTATGAGATCACAACCCCTCACAGGATCAAAGCCGT AGATTTGTCCTTCAACGGCCTAAGTGGTGATATATCATCTTCTTTCATAAATCTCAAGGCTCTCCAGTACTT GAATCTGTCAAGCAACAAATTGACAGGCTCAATTCCAGATGCCCTTTCCCAAATACCTTCGTTGACGGTTAT AGATTTGTCAAGCAATCTGCTCAGTGGTTCAATTCCCTCTGGACTTCTCAAAAGAGTTCAAGATGGCTCGCTCAATCTAAG ATATGACAACAATCCAAACATTTGCACGAGTGACAATTCATGTCAGCTGGCGGCTAAAAGGAACAACAAGCTGGCTATCTATATTGTTGTCCCTATAGTTGTGGTTGTGGTGATGGCATCATTGGCAATACTTCTCTTTTACTTGATAAGACGAAGTCAACAAGGTGAGGCATCAACATATGC TTCATTGCAACTTGAGAACCGTCGGTTCACCTACAAACAACTTGATACGATAACAAGGGGATTCAAGCAGATTCTTGGTCGGGGAGGTTTCGGGATTGTCTATCATGGATTCCTAGAAGATAATACTCAGGTGGCAGTGAAATTGCGGTCTCGTACTTCTAAGCAAGGTGTCAATGTGTTCCTCGCGGAG GCTCAGATTTTGACGCAGATTCATCATAAGAATCTTGTCTCTATGATTGGTTATTGCAAGGATGGAAAGGACATGGCACTTGTGTACGAGTACATGTCAGAAGGAACACTACAAGAGCATATTAAAG GTTTATTGGACTGGAGAAAGAGGCTTCAAATTGCACTTCAATCTGCCAAAG GGCTTGAGTACTTACACACCGGATGCAGCCCGTCCCTCATCCACATGGACGTGAAGCCCACAAACATTCTCCTAAATGTGAGTTTGGAGGCCAAGATTGCCGACTTCGGCATGTCCAAGGCCTTCAAGCGCGATAAGGACACCCATGTATCCACAAACACACTTGTTGGTACATATGGATACGTTGATCCAGAGTACCTGGCAACAATGCAGCCAACAACAAAGAGTGACGTGTATAGTTTCGGTGTCGTGCTGTTGGAATTAGTCACCGGGAGACCAGCTATCCTTCCAGAGTCTCCGATGCCCATCAGCATCATCCAGTGGGTGAGGTCCCAGCTAGCGGAGGGCAACATTGAGAGCGTGGTGGATGCACGCATGCATGGTTGTTACGATGTGAACAGTGTGTGGAAGGTGGCAAACATTGCTCTAGAATGCACCACACAGGTGTCGGTAGAGCGGCCCACCATCAGTGACGTGGTGGTGCAGCTGCAAGAGTGCCTCAATCTAGAGGATTGA